Below is a genomic region from Spiroplasma endosymbiont of Dioctria linearis.
CCAGTATTTCTTTCATTTTTTGCTAACGATGAGGACATTTAATTTTAGTATATTGTTATAATAGTTAACCTAAGGAATATGTAGTTCATTATGGTTAACCTTTTAATGATAATGGAGTAGAAATAATTAAAAAAGCTGAAATATAATCATATTTCAGCTTGGGATTTTGATATGGTCTAAGAGATAAATAGAATTAAATAATTTATTTATATAATTTTTTAAATTTTTATATTTAGGTCTGGAGGAAATACTATTCTAACTTTATCAGTAGTTAAAACTACTGGTTTTTTTATAATAAAAAATGGCAATTATAATTCTTAAAAGTTGTATAAGGTATTGGGGGGTCTAAGTACATAGGTCTCCCAATTTTTTTGTTTTATAATTTAGAACAAGATTATAATTGTATTAGCAAAAGAGATTGTATTTAAATTAAATATTTAAATGAGTTAAAAATTCAAACTGTTAATGATTATATTAATCCTATTAAATTAAAAGATATTTCAATTAAATATAACATAAAAGCCAACTCAAGTATTTTAGATTGATATTAAAAATGTCATGAGTCATCTGTTATTAAAGTATTTGATAGAAATAAACGTAGTTAAACAAATTAAGCTAGATTTAAAAATAAAGCTAGTGAATATAGCAAAGAAAATAAAGAAATAAAAAAACTTTTTGAATTAGCAGCAAAAATTAAGCGAAGTGCATATTTAATAGAAGTTAAGAAGAAAAAAAGGAAAGAAAATAGGTAGAAAAACAAGTTGAATTATTTAAAAAGTTCATAGCATTATTTCTAATAGTTTATCAAAAGGTTAATAAAAAACCATATACAAAAAAATATCATTCGGATATATAAAACAGTATATGAATTATCGTTAATAGGAAATGATGCAATACAAAATTCTCTAATTTATGGTGTTGGTTATCGTAGTTATACTAATTGAATTAAAAGAGGAAAACTCGAATATAAAAGACAATATTATATTCATGTTAAAGAAGTTTTAGAGAGTATTTATTCAAGGAAGTATTGTATATTTTGTGTTGAGAATGCTAGATTAAAAATATTAAAGAACTTCAATATAAAGCTTTCAAGAGAGACAATTATTGAACGCAGAAAGGAAATTTTATTAAAACTAAAAAAGAAAATAGTTTCCACTAAATCAAAAACAGCAATGGCAATAAGTAATCATAAAAGAAATACATCGTTAGATCTTATAAAAAGAAAATATAGATCTGATAAATATTTAAAAAAAATTGGAACTGAAGGTACCTGATTTAAAAATATTTATATTAATGGAGCTAAAAAGAAACACTTATTTTCACTTGTCTATGACTTTTACTCTAATGAAATTAGCTCATATTCAGTTGGCAACTCTGAAAATATAACAGTAACTCTTGAAATGAAAGAAAGTTTAATAAGAAAAATGATTTTAGGTTGAATAAAGAAAATTTTTATACATAGTGATTTATCATCTGCACTTATCAGTAAAGAAATAGAAAAATTTTGTAATCAGAATAATATACTTAGGTCAAATTCAGTCTCATGATTTAAAGGAAATCAATCTCTAGAACAAATATATAGATGACTCAAAAAGTATTTTAATTAAAGGTACGCTTATTCGCTTAAAAAATTTTATTATATTTTAAAATAGTCTCCACACTTAAAAATGTTTTAAATTTAATAAAACATTTTTAAGTGTTTTAACTTAATTTGCTTTTCTTGATTTTTTTTTTTTTTTTATAAAATAAAAAAAGATTATTAAAAAATAATCAAGGAGAATATAAAATGAAAAAATTATTAAGCTTATTAGGTACAGTAAGTCTAGTTGCTACAAGTAGTGCAACTGTAATAGCATGTGGGGATAAAACAGTTACTCCCCCAATTATTGAAGACAATAGTCAATTAATTAAAGAGTTAGAAACTGAAACTAATGAAATTTTTAAAAAGCACTTAGAGAATAATGTTTATAAAAATTTAATTGGCTTACCAGAAATGGAAGTAAATAATAAGTTTTTAACTAAAAATAAAATTAAGCAGTACCAAGGTAAAACAGTAGGAGAAATTGATCCATATGATTTACAACAATTAGAAATAGATATGAAAAAAATTTTAGATATTAATGAATTAACAAAGTCACTAAATCAATTAAAAAATGTAAACAAATATAAAATCCTTTTAAATGATGTTGATAGTTTAATTAAAAATGTAATTTTCGATTGAGAATCATTAGTAATTAAGACTTATGAAAAAGAAGGAATATATTTAGGGAATGTAATTGTTGATTATAAAATTGAAGTTCAATATAAAGGAGTCAAAGATATTGAAACTTTTAATATCAGTGATAATTTTAAGTATACTTCAACTAATAATGAAGCTTTGAAAAAAGGAAGTGATGACTTTTATCAAAATATTGCTAGAGATTACTTTTCATCTGATAAGGCCAGTGATAAAAAACATACAAATTTAAAATGAAATGATATTAAAGATTTAAAAGATGAATCAGATGGTTATGGAACCTATGAAACTGAGTTTAAAAAATATTATCAAGAGAATGCTAAGTCAAATGGTTTTGAAACTTCAATGACAAATTTTATTAAAGATAATTATTTTAGTGAAATAAGTAGTACATTGCCGCTTTCTTTTGAAGGAGATTTGATTTACAGATCATCTGACATGACTAAATACTCGCTGTTTAATTCAATAAATACCGTAAAAAGTTATAATGATTCAAATTCAATTAAATTAGATTATAAAAATGATGAGGGAAAAATATTGCTAAATACTGTTTTTAGAAATGATCCAAATAAGTCAGAAACTCAACAAGCATTAGTAAATAGTTATTTTACAAATGATAATTATAAAATTTGAGAAGAGCAATATAAACTTGCAAAAGAAAATTTCTTAAAAGAATTATCAATTGATAAAGGATCTTCAATTGTTGATTCAAATGAATTTAAAAGTTCTTTAGCATTAGGTTATGTTAATTTAACTGGTTTATCAATTAATTTAGCAGATGGTAGTTATATTCATGAATTACCAGATTTTAGAATAGCTGTTAATTATTTAATTGATGTTGAACAGTCTAATAGTAAAATATTAGATAACTTAGCTAAATTCTCTGTGAATAGTTTAAAGGCTTGACATAAAACAATGGGAGTATCTTATGATTATAAATATCCAGAATATAATTCTGCTCAGGATTTTTTAATGGTTATTAAAAGTTCAAAACTGACTAATAAATTTGTAGAAAAAAATAAAACAACAAATTGAGGTAAGAATCACTCATATAATTTTTATTTAAATTTTGGTTTAAGCGATTCATTTGATTTTACAGAAGATAGATTAAATATGCTAAATCAAGCTAAACTTTCTGAAGATTCAATATACTCAATAGGATTACAAAAAAAAGAATTATCAAGTCCAACTAATGTATGAAACTATACGGACTTTGATTGAATTACAGAGAAAAATGGTTTGAGCTTAAAATGAAATAATGGAACTGCAAATATAAATAATAGTCTTATGCTTTTTGATTTAGGTTTTATTAATTTCTATATTGATTTAGATCAAATTACATTAGGTTCTAAAACATTAGGTCAAAAGGACTTTATTAAATTCATCTAATGGATTTTTCTATTTAATGAAAAAAGTTATACCAGGAATTTGAATAATCAAATATAGTTTTAAATCTATTATAAAGGAGCGATCTTTTATAATATTTAATGGACTATATTTACTATTTTCCTTATTAATAGCAATCTACTCAGTTTTTCAAAAGAATAATAGTAGTTTCTTACTAATTTTTGATTATTATGTTTTATTAACTATATTTATAATATTATTTATTTTATGTTTGCGATTAGCTCAATATTTTTATGTAGTAAAAAGAGATGATAAGACTTTAAATATAATAGTCACTCAGCAGTTATCAAGAGCTAAATTATTTAGTTATCAATTTATGGCATTTATTTTATTAATGTTTTTTAATATATCAATTACGTATTTATTGATAAATATTATTAATATGCTTTTTTTAGTGCAAGTAAATTTATTCTTATTAAGAGTTACAACTACTTATTTTGTTTATGCTTTTATAAGCTGTTTATTTTTAATTAACTTTTTTCTACTAATATCTTTATTTGCAAATATTCAAGTTTCGACTATTATAGCGACTTTAATATTGGCAAGTTCCTTTATTAGTAATTTACCTTATACTTTTTTAATCCAAGGTGAAGAAAATAAGAGCATAACTTTTTCTTATAAAAATGCAAATACCGCTATGTCAGTTAATGAGATATATGATTCTTATAATCTTAAAAATCACGTATTAAATAAAAAAATTAAATATTCTAATTTGAGTTTTGAAATATATAACAATTTTATAGATAATCAATTTGAAACAGATCCTAATTCAATAAATAATAATTTTAATAATGCTTCTAGTATTCAAAAAAGAATTAATTTTTGAATGGATTTGGGAGTTGTAGAAGAAAAGCAACAGATAGTAGAATTAAATGAACCTACAAAAATTATTGCAGTAAATAATAATACACAATTATCAAAATGAAAAGGTGATGAAGTTAATTTAAAGTTTGAATTAAAGTATAGATTCTTAACAGTTGAGGAGTTAGAAAATAAAATTAAAGCAAATTTTTTTAGTAAAGAAAAGGAAAAAATTATTAAAGAGTTTATTGAATTTACAAATTTTATAACAAAAGTTAATAATAATTTTCAAGATAAGTTTTATGATTTATTTGATGTATTTATTTTTCTTAATGAGAAAGATAATATTGAAAAAAACTACATAAAAAATGCTACAAAACCACAGGAAGAAAAGATGTTATTAAAAGATAAAGACATAGTAGAAATTTACCAAAGTTATTTCTCATTTTCTGATAATAAATTAAGATTAGAAAGTTCTAAAGTAAGTAATTTAATACAAGAAACACTATTTTTCCCTACAATGTTAAGTATTAGGATTTTGGAAAACTATTTTATACGTTATACAAATAATATGGTTATTTTTGAAAATAGCACTGTAATTAAAAATGAAAATTGAACAAAATATATTAAATCGAGAAATTTATATAATATTTCATTTCAGTTTAATTTTATTTCCAATATGTTGCAAAATTATACATATTTTGGGGGGAGAAGCTATGATCATATATGATTTGAACCAGAGAGTTCAAGTAAAATATATTTTAATAAGCAAGATAACTTGTTTATTTCTCAACCATCTTATGCATTTAAAATTAATTCAGAAAATAAATTAGACTCTCAAACATATAATAATTTCATTGCACCTTATTATTATGTAATTTTTCAAGCCATGATTGCTATTATTAATTATTATGTTGCTAAAAATAAATTTAGAAAGTTAGATTTAACAGGATAAAGTATGGAACAAATAATAAAATTTGAAAATTATACAAAAAAATTTAAAAAGAAAGTTATTGGCCCTTTGAATTGTTCAATTCAAAAAGGGAGAATAACAGCTTTGCTTGGAAGTAGTGGGAGTGGTAAAACAGTTGTAATCAATTCACTATTAGGAATAATCAAGGAATTTAAAGGAGATATTAAAATTGAAAATATATCTAGAAAAAAAAGAAAATACTTTTTAGTAAATAATAAAATAGGCTATTATACTCAGATGGATTTTTCCTTATATGTTGTAAGTGCCTATAAATTTTTACTGGATATGTGTATAATGATGGGTCTAACTAAAGTTATTTCAAGAAAAAGAATTGAATATTGAATGAAATATTTTGATATTTGAGAGTCAAGAAATAAACCAATTAAAAGTTTTTCATGAGGAATGAAAAATAGAATGAATTTAATATTGTGCTTTATTAAAGAACCAGAAATTCTTATTCTTGATGAACCTGGAGCTAATTTAGATTCGTATTGAAGAAATAAAATTAAAATATTATTAATGGATGCAAAAAAAGATGGCAAAACAATAATAGTTACTGTTCATAATATTGATGAAATAGCAGATATTATTGATGATTTTATAATTATTGATAATGGGCAAAACATTTTTAATGGTTCAGCTGAAAAACTAAATGTTTATTCAAAATATAAAGTATATATAAGTGAACAATTTGAAGTACAAAATTTTAGAAATTTTTTATCAACTAATAATATAAAATCCTTTAAATATGATGAAATTGAAAACTCCTTAGTAGTCGCAATTGAAAATTTTAAGCAATTAAACTTCTTATTTTTATATTTAATTAAAAATAATTTGCCCTTAAAAAACTTGCTTAAATTGCCAATTAATATGGAAGCTATTTATAAAGCTTTGGAAAATTAATTTTATATTTAACTTTAATTATTAAGAGTAGGTATTGGGGGGCTAAGTACATAGGCCTCCCAATTTTTTTGTTTTATAATTTAGAACAAGATTATAATTGTATTAGCAAAAGAGGTTGCATTTAAATGAAATACTTAAATGAGTTAAAAATTCAAACTGTTAATGATTATATTAATCCTATTAAATTAAAAGATATTGCAATTAAATATATTATAAAAGATAATTCAAGTCTCTTAGATTGATATCAAAAATGTCATGAGTCATCTGTTATTAAAGTATTTGATAGGAAAAAATATAGTTAAACCAATGAAGTTGGACTTAAAAATAAAGTTAGTAAATATAGCAAAGAAAATAAAGAAATAAAAAAGCTTTTTAAATTAGAAGCAAAAATTAAGCGAAGGGCATATTTAATAGAAGTTAAGAAGGAAAAAAGGGAAAGAGAATAGGTAGAAAAACAAGTTGAATTATTAAAAAAGTTCATAGCATTATTTCTAATAGTTTATCAAAAGGTTAATAAAAAACCATATACAAAAAAATATCATTCGGATATATAAAACAGTATATGAATTATCGTTAATAGGAAATGATGCAATGCAAAATTCTCTAATTTATTGTGTTGGTTATCGTAGTTATACTAATTGAATTAAAAGAGGAAAACTCGAATATAAAAGACAATATCGCATTCATGCCAAAGAAGTTTGGGAGAGTATTTAATCAAGGAAGTATTCTATATTTGGTGTCGAGAATGCTAGATTAAAAATATTAAGGGGCTTCAATATAAATTTTTCGAGAGAGACAATTATTAAACTCAGAAAGGAAGGTTTATTAAAAGTAAAAAAAGAAATAGTTTCTACTAAATCAAAAACAGGAATGGCAATAAGTAATTATAAAAGAAATACATCATTTGATCTTATAAAAGGAGAATATAGATTTGATAAATATTTAAAAAAATGGGAATTGATGGTCGTGACTTAAAAATATTCATATTAGTGGAGTTAAAACGAAACACTTATTTTTATCAGCATATGACTTTTACTTTAATGAAATTAGTTATCAGTTGGCAAGTCTGAAAATATAAAAGTAACTCTTGAAATGCTAGAAAGTTTAATAAGAAAAAGAGGTTTTAGTTTGAATAAACAAAATTTTTATAGATAGTGACTTAGCTTTTTCACTTACAATTAAAGAAGTAGAAAAATTTTGTAATCAACATAATATACTTAGGTCAAGTTCAGTCTCAGGATTTCAAACAAATCAAGTTGTAGTGCAAATACATAGATGACTCAAAAAGTGTTTTAATTAAATATGTTTTTACTCGCTCAAAAATTTATTTTTATATCTTAAAATAACTACTACACTTAAAAATGTTTTAAGTTTAATAAAAAATTTTTAAGTGTTTTAAATTACTTTACTTTTTTTTTTTTTTTTTAATAATCTAAAAATAGATTATTAAAAAATAATCAAGGAGGATAATATGAAAAAATTATTAAGCTTATTAGCTGCTTTTAGTTTAGTTACAACAAGTAGTGTAACTGTAGTTTCTTGTGGAGACAAAACAGTTGTTTCCCCAATTATTGAAGACAATAGTCAATTAATTAAGGAGTTAAAAACTGAAACTAATGAAATTTTTAAAAAACACTTAAAGAATAATGTTTATAAAAATTTAATTAGCTTACCAGAAATGGAAGTAAATAATAAGTTTTTAACTAAAAATAAAATTAAGCAGTATCAAGGTAAAACAGTAGGAGAAATTGATTCATATGATTTACAAAAATTAGAAATAGATATGAATAAAGTTTTAGATATTAATGAATTAACAAAGTCACTAAATCAATTGAAAAATATAAACAAATATAAAATTCTTTTAAATGATGTTGATAGTTTAATTAAAAATGTAATTTTTGATTGAGAATCATTAGTAATTAAGGCTTATGAAAAAGAAAGAATATATTTAGGGAATGTAATTATGGATTATAAAATTGAAGTTCAATATAAAGGAGTCAAAGATATTGAAACTTTTAATATCAGTGATAATTTTAAGTATACTTCAACAAATAATGAAGCTTTGAAAAAAGGAAGTGATGACTTTTATAAAGGAATTGCAAAAGATTATTTTTCATCAGAAGATGCTCTTGATAAAAAACATACAAATTTAAAATGAAATGAAATTAAGGATTCTAAAGATGAATCAGATGGTTATGGAACCTATGAAACTGAGTTTAAAAAACATTATCAAGAGAAAGCTAAAACAAATGGTTTTGAAACTTCAATGACAAATTTTATTAAAAATAATTATTTTAGTGAAATAAGTAGTACATTGCCGCTTTCTTTTGAAGGAGATTTGATTTATAAATCATCTGACATGAATAAATACTCGCTGTTTAAATCAATAAATACCGGAAAAACTTATAATGATTCAAATTCAATTAAATTAGATTATAAAACTGCTGAGGGAAGAATAATGCTGAATACTGTTTTTAGAAATGATCCAAATAAGTCAGAAACTCAACAAGCATTAGTAAATAGTTATTTTACAAATGATAATTATAAAATTTGAGAAGAGCAATATAAACTTGCAAAAGAAAATTTCCTAAAAGAATTATCAATTGATAAAGAATCTTCAATTGTTCAGGCAAATGAATTTAAAAGTTCTTTAGCATTAGGATATGTTAATTTAACTGGTTTATCAATTAATTTAGCAGATGGTGGCTATATTCATGAATTACCAGATTTTAGAATAGCTGTTAATTATTTAATTGATGTTAAACAGTCTAATAGTAAAATATTAGATAACTTAGCTAAATTCTCTGTGAATAGTTTAAAGGCTTGACATAAAACAATGGGAGTAGTTTATGGTTATGAATATCCAGAATATAATTCTGCTCAGGATTTCCTGATGGTCATTAAAAGCTCAAAACTGACTAATGAATTTGTAGAAAAA
It encodes:
- a CDS encoding ABC transporter ATP-binding protein, whose translation is MEQIIKFENYTKKFKKKVIGPLNCSIQKGRITALLGSSGSGKTVVINSLLGIIKEFKGDIKIENISRKKRKYFLVNNKIGYYTQMDFSLYVVSAYKFLLDMCIMMGLTKVISRKRIEYWMKYFDIWESRNKPIKSFSWGMKNRMNLILCFIKEPEILILDEPGANLDSYWRNKIKILLMDAKKDGKTIIVTVHNIDEIADIIDDFIIIDNGQNIFNGSAEKLNVYSKYKVYISEQFEVQNFRNFLSTNNIKSFKYDEIENSLVVAIENFKQLNFLFLYLIKNNLPLKNLLKLPINMEAIYKALEN
- a CDS encoding lipoprotein; the protein is MKKLLSLLAAFSLVTTSSVTVVSCGDKTVVSPIIEDNSQLIKELKTETNEIFKKHLKNNVYKNLISLPEMEVNNKFLTKNKIKQYQGKTVGEIDSYDLQKLEIDMNKVLDINELTKSLNQLKNINKYKILLNDVDSLIKNVIFDWESLVIKAYEKERIYLGNVIMDYKIEVQYKGVKDIETFNISDNFKYTSTNNEALKKGSDDFYKGIAKDYFSSEDALDKKHTNLKWNEIKDSKDESDGYGTYETEFKKHYQEKAKTNGFETSMTNFIKNNYFSEISSTLPLSFEGDLIYKSSDMNKYSLFKSINTGKTYNDSNSIKLDYKTAEGRIMLNTVFRNDPNKSETQQALVNSYFTNDNYKIWEEQYKLAKENFLKELSIDKESSIVQANEFKSSLALGYVNLTGLSINLADGGYIHELPDFRIAVNYLIDVKQSNSKILDNLAKFSVNSLKAWHKTMGVVYGYEYPEYNSAQDFLMVIKSSKLTNEFVEKSKNKVPGWSDDNTAKFNWNFGLSDKFDFKEDRLNMLNQAKLPEDSIYTIQFQNKNFVFPTSRWTHTDFEWITEKNGLSLKWHKAYEGNITNNNIMLWDLGYINFYIDLDQITLGCKTLGQKDFIKFI
- a CDS encoding ABC transporter permease; its protein translation is MKKVIPGIWIIKYSFKSIIKERSFIIFNGLYLLFSLLIAIYSVFQKNNSSFLLIFDYYVLLTIFIILFILCLRLAQYFYVVKRDDKTLNIIVTQQLSRAKLFSYQFMAFILLMFFNISITYLLINIINMLFLVQVNLFLLRVTTTYFVYAFISCLFLINFFLLISLFANIQVSTIIATLILASSFISNLPYTFLIQGEENKSITFSYKNANTAMSVNEIYDSYNLKNHVLNKKIKYSNLSFEIYNNFIDNQFETDPNSINNNFNNASSIQKRINFWMDLGVVEEKQQIVELNEPTKIIAVNNNTQLSKWKGDEVNLKFELKYRFLTVEELENKIKANFFSKEKEKIIKEFIEFTNFITKVNNNFQDKFYDLFDVFIFLNEKDNIEKNYIKNATKPQEEKMLLKDKDIVEIYQSYFSFSDNKLRLESSKVSNLIQETLFFPTMLSIRILENYFIRYTNNMVIFENSTVIKNENWTKYIKSRNLYNISFQFNFISNMLQNYTYFGGRSYDHIWFEPESSSKIYFNKQDNLFISQPSYAFKINSENKLDSQTYNNFIAPYYYVIFQAMIAIINYYVAKNKFRKLDLTG
- a CDS encoding transposase family protein produces the protein MAISNHKRNTSLDLIKRKYRSDKYLKKIGTEGTWFKNIYINGAKKKHLFSLVYDFYSNEISSYSVGNSENITVTLEMKESLIRKMILGWIKKIFIHSDLSSALISKEIEKFCNQNNILRSNSVSWFKGNQSLEQIYRWLKKYFN
- a CDS encoding lipoprotein; the encoded protein is MKKLLSLLGTVSLVATSSATVIACGDKTVTPPIIEDNSQLIKELETETNEIFKKHLENNVYKNLIGLPEMEVNNKFLTKNKIKQYQGKTVGEIDPYDLQQLEIDMKKILDINELTKSLNQLKNVNKYKILLNDVDSLIKNVIFDWESLVIKTYEKEGIYLGNVIVDYKIEVQYKGVKDIETFNISDNFKYTSTNNEALKKGSDDFYQNIARDYFSSDKASDKKHTNLKWNDIKDLKDESDGYGTYETEFKKYYQENAKSNGFETSMTNFIKDNYFSEISSTLPLSFEGDLIYRSSDMTKYSLFNSINTVKSYNDSNSIKLDYKNDEGKILLNTVFRNDPNKSETQQALVNSYFTNDNYKIWEEQYKLAKENFLKELSIDKGSSIVDSNEFKSSLALGYVNLTGLSINLADGSYIHELPDFRIAVNYLIDVEQSNSKILDNLAKFSVNSLKAWHKTMGVSYDYKYPEYNSAQDFLMVIKSSKLTNKFVEKNKTTNWGKNHSYNFYLNFGLSDSFDFTEDRLNMLNQAKLSEDSIYSIGLQKKELSSPTNVWNYTDFDWITEKNGLSLKWNNGTANINNSLMLFDLGFINFYIDLDQITLGSKTLGQKDFIKFI